Below is a window of Candidatus Eremiobacterota bacterium DNA.
TTTCCCCGACTTTGCCGCCGCCGTGCCCTGGGCGCCGAGGGTCCAGCCCGAATCGACGAAGTTCCTGAAGGCCTTTTCATTGTCGAAGACAAAGATCAGCATGAATTTCTTGACGCCGAAGCCGAGCCCCGCCTGGAGCTCCCGCATTTTCATATACACTTTTTCACTGGTCTTGTTGGTGACGGCGACGCCGCTCCCCCTGCCGGTCCCGGCAACGAGAATCTTGATGCCGAAATCGCTGAAAGTGGCGTAACCATAAGCTTTTTCTACCGCGGCCTTCGCGCCGGGACGGGCCTTGTAGAGGGCCGAGAGTATGTCCTGGGAGCGTTTCAGAATCGCCTGGCGCTGCTCTTCGGGGGATTTTCCCTTTTTGAAGATCCCCGCCTGCGCAGGCGGGGAAAAGCAGAGCATCAGCAGAAGCATAAGGGCGGTAAGACGCATGGAGCACCTCCGGTATCTGGCATAGGGTCACTATAGCCCGTTTTCTCCGGGCCTGGGGCGGAATCCTCTCTGTCCTGCCGGGAATGACAGACAGGTTGTCGCGGGGACATTGCAGGTTTTCCTGAGAGCTTTCACCTTGCCTCTTTTTCTGCTATAATAACCTATGACACACTGTCTTGAAAAGGAGAGCCCATGAAAAAAAGTCATGTTCTGTTTATCGCGGTCGCTTTTTTCGCTGCGGGCCTTGTGTGCAGCGCTGCGGCAACCGCTGACGAAGCCAGGGAGAAGGCCGCTGTCGCGTCATCCGGGACCTGGCTCGCCCTCGTGGACAAGGGGAGCTACGATAAGGCCTGGGATCAGGCCTCTGCTTACTTCAAGGGCGCCGTCACCAAGGCAGGCCTTGAGGCCTCGCTGAAAGGCGTCAGAGACCCCCTGGGGAAAGTGCTCTCAAGAAAGCTCAAGTCCAAGACTTATTCGAAGACGCTCCCGGGAGCGCCTGACGGCGAGTATGTCATCATACAGTATGACACGTCATTTCAGAAAAAGGCCGCGGCGGTGGAAACAGTCACCCCGATGCTTGACAAGGACGGGAAGTGGAGAGTCTCGGGCTACTATATAAAATAGCCTCAGAGCTTCTGGAACCTGCCATCCTTCTTCCTGAGCTTCAGGCCGTCTATCTCGACGAGCCCGTCCTCGACGATTACGGCTTTTGCGCCATCGCCTGACGATCCTGCGGCGCCGTCCTGCTGTTTCTGGATTTCCCCCGCGGTGAGGGCCTTCCCGTCCTTCCCGACATAAAGGTCGCTGTCCTCTATGGTGAAGGCTTTCACGGTGTCGGGATAGGCGTAGGCGATGAGGCTCCCGTCCGGCGCGAAGCTGATGGAGTGGATGCCGTCCTTCTCGGAGGTGCCCGGTTTTGCGTTCACGCGGGCAAGGTGGGTGGCCATGTCCACGAGGGAGATGTCATCAATGGACTCGATTTCTTCCCATTCCTCGATGAAGTTGGTCCTTGAGTGAAGCACGGCGAGCTTCTTCCCCGCCGGGTCCAGCGTGATGCCCTCGATGCGGCCGGCGATGGGTGTCTCCCATTCAATGCTGCCGTCATCGGGCCTGAAGGCCATGATTTTCTGGCTTTCGCCCTTGTGGTCCTTCGTTATCCAGGTGGCGCCTGTGGTGCCCACGAGGACCGTGCCGTCGGGGGCAATGACGGGAGCCACCATGTTTTCGCCCGTGGGGCTCTCCCAGAGCTTTTTCCCCGATGCGCCGTCAAGGCAGGCAATGCTCCACCTCGCGTCCTTCTCTCCCCTCAGGGGGACATAGAGGCGCCCCTGATCATCGCAGAAAGGAGAAAAGGAATAGTAGATGCTCTCTCCCGCATCATAGGGCTCGAAGCCCTTCTTGAGTTTTCCCGTTTCGCCGTCCACGGCATGGATGGTACCCTTCTTGCCCACGACGAAGACCGTGCCGTCAGGCGCAAGGGCCGGCGGGTGGTTTTCCGGCTGCGGCACCGAGTTCTCCTTCGCCTTGAAGGCGAAGGCCCATTTCTTCAGGGCCCACTGCTGCTTTCCCGTGGCCCTGTCGAGGGCATAGAGGCTGCCTTCCCCGTCGCGGAGGAAGAGCCTGTTGCCCTTGCCCAGGACCGGTGAAGGCACGCCGCCGTCATTGCGGGTGTTGAACTCCCAGAGCTGCTCTCCCGTGCCGAGGTCGAAGGCATGGAGCCTCCCCGAGCGGTCCGGCACATAGGCCTTCCCGTCATCACTGAAGGCAGGAGGGCGGTTCACGGCAAGAGTGCGCATTCCCGCGTATTTTTGCGCGGGGTCCTCCATCTCCTTTGAGAGGATCTCCCTGCCGTCCTTCACGACGGTGAAGTTGCCGAAGGTCGAGGCGTTTATTTCGCCATTCGGTCCCACGTTGGGGTGGGGGGAGATGCCGGACCTTCTGGGCACGGCCCATTTCTCCTTCATCCGGAAGGCGGGCTTCAGATCGCCGTCCAGCAGCACCTGGGAGGCGACGGAGGCCATTTTCCCGGAATGGCGGGGAGTGTCCTGAGGGGGGGATGGAGTGAATTCGTCGCGGGCCTGCGGTGAATCCGCCTGCGGTGCAGGTAACGACGAGGAGTTGGTGGGTGAGGCGATGCCGGGCAGGTGGGTGCCTCCGATTTTTCCTATATCCATAGGGCTCAGCTCCTTTCCCGAAAAGAAGGGATCACAGTCCATTATACCAGAAAATGGTGACAGACTCCACTATTTTCAGAATGTCAACAAAAGCTGATAGCGTTCGCCCTTCATATGCAGACCCGCCAGGAGCCCCTTTTCATAGACCAGGAAAGGGGTGCCTTCCGAGAGGGAGCCGAAGGTGAAGATGAGATCATAAGGCGCCCTGCCCTTCACGGTGAGAGTCCGCAGGCCGTGGAGCAGGTGGAGGTGGCAGGCCTCGCAGAGCACAATGAGGTTCCAGGGGTCATCGGTGCCGCCCTGGGAGCGCCTGATGATGTGGTGCACATGGAGGTTGCGGCGGCACCGGCAGCCCGGGGTCTGGCAGCGGAACCGGTCCCGCTTGAGGATCTTATGGTGATGGGCCGCTTTTTTCAAGGTGCCCTCGGTCTTGAGATAGTCGGCAAGGAGGGCGGCAAGGAATATCTCTTCCGGTTGGCCCAGGTTGTCAGCGCCTTCCGCCTGAGCGATATGACTGAGAAAAGCCCGTGCCGCCACGTTCCAGACCTGATCAAGCTCCCGGGGGAGAAAGAATTTTATCATCATGGAGCTTCCTGCCGCCGGCGAGGGATCTCCCGCCGTGAGGATGTCCACCAGGAAGGTCTCCTCGGGATTCTCGCCCCGGGGGATGGTACAGATCTGCCGGGCTTTTTGCCCCGCACACAGCCTCGAATTTCTTTCAATTTCAAGGGAAGCCTCGGAGGCCATCATCTCATCGACATCGCTGAAGTACCTCCAGGGCGCATCAAAGCGCCTGTCGCGGCCTGCAATGAGCTTCTCGTCGTCTGACGCGAGAGGCCACGAAGAGCAAAGAGAGGGGCCCTTATACCACGAGCCATCACGTATGCAGTCCTGCACCTCCGGAGAAAGGCCCCGGAACCTCTCGTCGGTGAGATAGCGGAGGCCGGGAAGCAAAGTATAATTGTGGGAGACCAGGCAGTCATATTCAAGGATCCTGGCAACTCGCCCCGCCTCTTCCCTGAGGTCCGCCGTGGGCACGCTCGCGGCATAGGCAATCCACTGCGATTCATTCCTGGAGTCCACCAGGGGGAGAATGAGGCGCGCCTGCTCCCTGGTGATGACGCCCTTCCTGAAGGCGTCTTCGGTGAGGGAGTGGCGGCGGAATCCCTCGGCGAGCCTGATGAGCTGGCGGGTCTGCGCCATCGAGAAGCCGCAGCGCTCCCCTGCATAGTCCTCGATGAACTCATAGCCGAGAAGGCGGTGGAGCTGCCGATCATCCATCGCCCGAAGGAGCATTCCCGCGGCCACGTCAAGCCTCTGGCGGATGGAGGCGGCCCTCCGGAGGCGGCCCGCAAACGCCCTGGCGGAGACCCCGGCGTATTCTCCGCCGGACCGGGCCTCTTCCAGCCACGACGGAAAATGGATGCTCCAGGGCAGCTCCCAGGGAGCGCCGCAGGAAGGGCTTCCGAAGGCCTTCCCGACACCCTCATCGGGATCGCTCACACGCCGGTTTCCCATCCTTCTCTTCATGAGGGGCACCCGTGAGAAGAGGGGGCGATTTCCCTTGGCATCAAGGGCCGGGAGCTCCGGGGCGACCTTCCCCGAGGCCAGGAAGTTGGCAAGGAGGGCCTCGACAAATCCGGCGACAGGCCCGTCATAGTGCTCTTTGTCCCTGAAGAGGGAGAGGGCGAAGTCCCAGGTGAGGGCAAGGGAGGGCGGCACACTGAAATACAGCATCGTGCCCTCGTTTCCGTCACCGTGCGCATCATCGCACGCCCCGCCCGCCGCGCGCAGGCTTCCTTCAGAACCGGGCGCCCCATCGGCCTTTCTTTCAGCGAGGGCCCTTTTCACTTCCCTCTCGAGGCCGCACAGGGAGCGCACCTCTGCAATGGCGAGCCACCGGGACTCGTTCTCAGGCGTCGCGACCCTCGAGAGATGCCTGAGGGCGCTCTTTGCGATCCTGCCCTCAAGATAGGTCTCCCGCGTGAGGGGGAGCGCCCTGAGAAGCTCGAAGTTGCGCAT
It encodes the following:
- a CDS encoding DUF4019 domain-containing protein — protein: MKKSHVLFIAVAFFAAGLVCSAAATADEAREKAAVASSGTWLALVDKGSYDKAWDQASAYFKGAVTKAGLEASLKGVRDPLGKVLSRKLKSKTYSKTLPGAPDGEYVIIQYDTSFQKKAAAVETVTPMLDKDGKWRVSGYYIK
- a CDS encoding YSC84-related protein, yielding MRLTALMLLLMLCFSPPAQAGIFKKGKSPEEQRQAILKRSQDILSALYKARPGAKAAVEKAYGYATFSDFGIKILVAGTGRGSGVAVTNKTSEKVYMKMRELQAGLGFGVKKFMLIFVFDNEKAFRNFVDSGWTLGAQGTAAAKSGKTGGALQGAVPMSDGVWLYQLTEGGLALEVTVKGSKFSKDKNLNAKAGDAGGEKETGTSGEDE
- a CDS encoding HNH endonuclease signature motif containing protein translates to PEAEKLTEDITFGSIDRDERAARIDFLLCEAVRGRMALDLTLGGILVTLKTKGVGELGYRSMGTFATEHLSFSGRTASELMRNFELLRALPLTRETYLEGRIAKSALRHLSRVATPENESRWLAIAEVRSLCGLEREVKRALAERKADGAPGSEGSLRAAGGACDDAHGDGNEGTMLYFSVPPSLALTWDFALSLFRDKEHYDGPVAGFVEALLANFLASGKVAPELPALDAKGNRPLFSRVPLMKRRMGNRRVSDPDEGVGKAFGSPSCGAPWELPWSIHFPSWLEEARSGGEYAGVSARAFAGRLRRAASIRQRLDVAAGMLLRAMDDRQLHRLLGYEFIEDYAGERCGFSMAQTRQLIRLAEGFRRHSLTEDAFRKGVITREQARLILPLVDSRNESQWIAYAASVPTADLREEAGRVARILEYDCLVSHNYTLLPGLRYLTDERFRGLSPEVQDCIRDGSWYKGPSLCSSWPLASDDEKLIAGRDRRFDAPWRYFSDVDEMMASEASLEIERNSRLCAGQKARQICTIPRGENPEETFLVDILTAGDPSPAAGSSMMIKFFLPRELDQVWNVAARAFLSHIAQAEGADNLGQPEEIFLAALLADYLKTEGTLKKAAHHHKILKRDRFRCQTPGCRCRRNLHVHHIIRRSQGGTDDPWNLIVLCEACHLHLLHGLRTLTVKGRAPYDLIFTFGSLSEGTPFLVYEKGLLAGLHMKGERYQLLLTF
- a CDS encoding PQQ-binding-like beta-propeller repeat protein, producing the protein MDIGKIGGTHLPGIASPTNSSSLPAPQADSPQARDEFTPSPPQDTPRHSGKMASVASQVLLDGDLKPAFRMKEKWAVPRRSGISPHPNVGPNGEINASTFGNFTVVKDGREILSKEMEDPAQKYAGMRTLAVNRPPAFSDDGKAYVPDRSGRLHAFDLGTGEQLWEFNTRNDGGVPSPVLGKGNRLFLRDGEGSLYALDRATGKQQWALKKWAFAFKAKENSVPQPENHPPALAPDGTVFVVGKKGTIHAVDGETGKLKKGFEPYDAGESIYYSFSPFCDDQGRLYVPLRGEKDARWSIACLDGASGKKLWESPTGENMVAPVIAPDGTVLVGTTGATWITKDHKGESQKIMAFRPDDGSIEWETPIAGRIEGITLDPAGKKLAVLHSRTNFIEEWEEIESIDDISLVDMATHLARVNAKPGTSEKDGIHSISFAPDGSLIAYAYPDTVKAFTIEDSDLYVGKDGKALTAGEIQKQQDGAAGSSGDGAKAVIVEDGLVEIDGLKLRKKDGRFQKL